A DNA window from Rhinolophus sinicus isolate RSC01 linkage group LG10, ASM3656204v1, whole genome shotgun sequence contains the following coding sequences:
- the HDAC3 gene encoding histone deacetylase 3 isoform X1, producing the protein MGRGLGRRGLDLPVPQRQAACLRSTHDGGGADGRACSGGAGPGPACAMAKTVAYFYDPDVGNFHYGAGHPMKPHRLALTHSLVLHYGLYKKMIVFKPYQASQHDMCRFHSEDYIDFLQRVSPTNMQGFTKSLNAFNVGDDCPVFPGLFEFCSRYTGASLQGATQLNNKICDIAINWAGGLHHAKKFEASGFCYVNDIVIGILELLKYHPRVLYIDIDIHHGDGVQEAFYLTDRVMTVSFHKYGNYFFPGTGDMYEVGAESGRYYCLNVPLRDGIDDQSYKHLFQPVINQVVDFYQPTCIVLQCGADSLGCDRLGCFNLSIRGHGECVEYVKSFNIPLLVLGGGGYTVRNVARCWTYETSLLVEEAISEELPYSEYFEYFAPDFTLHPDVSTRIENQNSRQYLDQIRQTIFENLKMLNHAPSVQIHDVPADLLTYDRTDEADAEERGPEENYSRPEAPNEFYDGDHDNDKESDVEI; encoded by the exons ATGGGGCGTGGCCTAGGTAGGCGGGGCCTGGATCTCCCGGTTCCGCAGAGGCAGGCTGCGTGCTTACGCAGCACGCACGACGGGGGTGGGGCAGACGGCCGGGCGTGCAGCGGAGGCGCCGGGCCTGGTCCCGCTTGTGCTATGGCCAAGACCGTGGCCTATTTCTACGACCCCGACGTGGGCAACTTTCACTACG GGGCTGGGCACCCCATGAAACCCCATCGCTTGGCACTAACACATAGTCTGGTTCTGCACTATGGTCTCTATAAGAAGATGATC GTCTTCAAGCCATACCAGGCATCCCAGCATGACATGTGCCGCTTCCACTCTGAGGACTACATTGATTTCCTGCAGAGAGTCAGCCCTACCAATATGCAGGGCTTCACCAAGAGCCTTAATGCCTTCAACGTGGGCGATGACTG CCCAGTGTTTCCCGGGCTCTTTGAGTTCTGCTCCCGCTACACAGGCGCATCTCTGCAAGGAGCAACCCAGCTGAACAATAAG ATCTGTGATATTGCCATTAACTGGGCTGGTGGTCTGCACCATGCCAAGAAGTTTGAG GCCTCTGGCTTCTGCTATGTCAATGACATTGTAATTGGCATCCTGGAGCTGCTCAA GTACCACCCCCGGGTGCTGTACATCGACATTGACATCCACCATGGCGACGGGGTGCAGGAAGCCTTCTACCTCACTGACCGCGTCATGACAGTGTCCTTCCACAAATACGGAAACTACTTCTTCCCCGGCACAG GTGACATGTATGAGGTTGGAGCAGAGAGTGGCCGCTACTACTGTCTCAACGTGCCCCTGCGGGATGGCATTGACGACCAGA GTTACAAGCACCTTTTCCAGCCGGTTATCAATCAGGTGGTGGATTTCTACCAACCCACGTGCATTGTTCTCCAG TGTGGAGCTGACTCTCTGGGTTGTGATCGATTGGGATGCTTCAACCTCAGCATTCGAGGACATGG GGAGTGCGTCGAATATGTCAAGAGCTTCAATATCCCTCTACTGGTGCTAGGTGGTGGTGGCTATACTGTCCGAAATGTTGCCCGCTGCTG GACATATGAGACATCGCTGCTGGTAGAAGAGGCCATTAGTGAGGAGCTTCCCTATAGTG AATACTTCGAGTACTTTGCCCCGGACTTCACACTCCATCCAGACGTCAGCACCCGCATCGAGAATCAGAATTCACGCCAG TACCTGGACCAGATCCGCCAGACAATCTTTGAAAACCTCAAGATGCTGAACCATGCGCCTAGCGTCCAGATTCATGATGTACCTGCAGACCTCCTGACCTATGACAGGACTGATGAGGCAGACGCGGAGGAGAGGGGTCCTGAGGAGAACTACAGCAG
- the HDAC3 gene encoding histone deacetylase 3 isoform X2, with protein sequence MCRFHSEDYIDFLQRVSPTNMQGFTKSLNAFNVGDDCPVFPGLFEFCSRYTGASLQGATQLNNKICDIAINWAGGLHHAKKFEASGFCYVNDIVIGILELLKYHPRVLYIDIDIHHGDGVQEAFYLTDRVMTVSFHKYGNYFFPGTGDMYEVGAESGRYYCLNVPLRDGIDDQSYKHLFQPVINQVVDFYQPTCIVLQCGADSLGCDRLGCFNLSIRGHGECVEYVKSFNIPLLVLGGGGYTVRNVARCWTYETSLLVEEAISEELPYSEYFEYFAPDFTLHPDVSTRIENQNSRQYLDQIRQTIFENLKMLNHAPSVQIHDVPADLLTYDRTDEADAEERGPEENYSRPEAPNEFYDGDHDNDKESDVEI encoded by the exons ATGTGCCGCTTCCACTCTGAGGACTACATTGATTTCCTGCAGAGAGTCAGCCCTACCAATATGCAGGGCTTCACCAAGAGCCTTAATGCCTTCAACGTGGGCGATGACTG CCCAGTGTTTCCCGGGCTCTTTGAGTTCTGCTCCCGCTACACAGGCGCATCTCTGCAAGGAGCAACCCAGCTGAACAATAAG ATCTGTGATATTGCCATTAACTGGGCTGGTGGTCTGCACCATGCCAAGAAGTTTGAG GCCTCTGGCTTCTGCTATGTCAATGACATTGTAATTGGCATCCTGGAGCTGCTCAA GTACCACCCCCGGGTGCTGTACATCGACATTGACATCCACCATGGCGACGGGGTGCAGGAAGCCTTCTACCTCACTGACCGCGTCATGACAGTGTCCTTCCACAAATACGGAAACTACTTCTTCCCCGGCACAG GTGACATGTATGAGGTTGGAGCAGAGAGTGGCCGCTACTACTGTCTCAACGTGCCCCTGCGGGATGGCATTGACGACCAGA GTTACAAGCACCTTTTCCAGCCGGTTATCAATCAGGTGGTGGATTTCTACCAACCCACGTGCATTGTTCTCCAG TGTGGAGCTGACTCTCTGGGTTGTGATCGATTGGGATGCTTCAACCTCAGCATTCGAGGACATGG GGAGTGCGTCGAATATGTCAAGAGCTTCAATATCCCTCTACTGGTGCTAGGTGGTGGTGGCTATACTGTCCGAAATGTTGCCCGCTGCTG GACATATGAGACATCGCTGCTGGTAGAAGAGGCCATTAGTGAGGAGCTTCCCTATAGTG AATACTTCGAGTACTTTGCCCCGGACTTCACACTCCATCCAGACGTCAGCACCCGCATCGAGAATCAGAATTCACGCCAG TACCTGGACCAGATCCGCCAGACAATCTTTGAAAACCTCAAGATGCTGAACCATGCGCCTAGCGTCCAGATTCATGATGTACCTGCAGACCTCCTGACCTATGACAGGACTGATGAGGCAGACGCGGAGGAGAGGGGTCCTGAGGAGAACTACAGCAG
- the RELL2 gene encoding RELT-like protein 2, with translation MSEPQPDLEPPQHGLYMLFLLVLVFFLMGLVGFMICHVLKKKGYRCRTSRGSEPDDTHLQPPEDDDMNEDTVERIVRCIIQNEANAEALKEMLGDSEGEGTVQLSSVDATSSLQDGTPSHHHTVHLGSSAPCIHCSRNKRPPLVRQGRSREGKSRPRPGETTVFSVGRFRVTHIEKRYGLHEHRDGSPTDRSWGSSGGQDPGGSQGSGGGQSRTGMPAMESLSPERPQPQALASPRVQNGGLRDNSLVPCALVGNPGASAGPTLGAGGRGPSPGMDSQEANGQPSELDTSDHQVSPARGARGV, from the exons ATGTCGGAACCACAGCCTGACCTGGAGCCACCCCAACATGGGCTGTACATGCTCTTCCTGCTTGTGCTGGTCTTCTTCCTCATGGGCTTGGTAGGCTTCATGATCTGCCACGTGCTCAAGAAAAAGGGCTACCGCTGCCGCACATCGAGGGGTTCGGAGCCTGACGACACCCACCTCCAGCCCC CTGAGGACGATGACATGAATGAGGATACAGTAGAGAGGATTGTTCGCTGCATCATCCAAAATGAAG cCAATGCTGAGGCCTTGAAGGAGATGCTGGGGGACAGTGAAGGAGAAGGGACAGTGCAGCTGTCCAG CGTGGATGCCACCTCGAGCCTACAGGATGGAACCCCCTCCCATCATCACACAGTGCATCTGGGCTCTTCAGCCCCTTGCATCCACTGCAGCCGCAACAAGAGGCCCCCGCTTGTCCGTCAGGGACGCTCCAGGGAAGGAAAGAGCCGCCCCCGGCCTGGGGAAACCACCGTGTTCTCTGTGGGCAG gTTCCGGGTGACACACATTGAGAAGCGCTATGGGCTGCATGAGCATCGTGATGGCTCCCCCACGGACAGGAGCTGGGGTTCTAGTGGGGGGCAGGACCCAGGGGGTAGTCAGGGGTCTGGGGGTGGACAGTCCAGGACAGGGATGCCAGCCATGGAGAGCCTGTCCCCTGAAAGGCCACAGCCCCAGGCCCTCGCCAGCCCCCGAGTGCAGAATGGAGGACTCAGGGACAACAGCCTAGTCCCTTGTGCACTTGTGGGGAACCCTGGAGCCTCTGCAGGGCCGAcactgggggctggagggaggggcccAAGCCCAGGGATGGACAGCCAAGAAGCAAATGGACAGCCAAGCGAACTGGACACCTCAGATCACCAG GTGTCTCCAGCACGGGGAGCCAGGGGTGTGTGA